TCATGCAGCGACAGTGTGATACTGCTACATGGGTAACAAAACAAACAGACACTCCAACCCCAGGATTAAAGCTGTGTCGGTTGCAGCTTTGTTGGGAGTGAGCTGCTAGTTCGTGGGTGGGGGTCTGATGGACCACAGGAAACTTCAGTGACAACAAAGATCTCATCTCCCACATGCTTATCTGATTGTGCTACAGGTCCATcatcgatgatgatgatgatgggagGGTTCCTGCAATTTTTGTTAGCCAAATAAAAAAGGGTTCCAGAATTCCTGTAGACGAGAGATTGACTGAATGGACCACAGGAAACTTCAGTGACACCAAAGATCTCACACATGCTTATCTGGTTATGCTACAACTCCATCATTGATGATCGGAGGATTCCTGCAATTTTTGTTAGCCCAAAGAAAAGGGTTCCAGAGCTCCTATGGACAAGAGACCTAAACCACTGCACAGTCAGTTTCACACTATGTGCTCAGCATTTTACTGAATAGCAATTGCTGAGGCAGAAAACTGTAGGCATGTTACTGAACTCAAAGTAAGAACATGTCTACTGAAAGAATGGAATGTAGGACGCCATAATAATACGTACAACAGAAGAGCAAGAAAGAACCGATCCAAGGCCTACAACTACCAGCAGAAGAGACCTCACCGAGCATTGCAAACCAACAGTTCGCCTGTGGCATCACATGATGTAGTGATGAAAACATTGCCACGAGTTGGTTGGTCCCTGCTTTTTCTGCTCACATTCCATCTTGCAAGCAAACAAATGCCCTACCCAGTATCCTAGGTGAAATCTGAAATTCTGAACTGAGAGCTCACATCGGAAGATCTGGATCCCTTCCCCTTCCACTCTTGCTGCTGAAGCACGACCGCCCGGCAGGCGGCAGCCTCTTCGTCGCCACGGGGTCCATGGCGTCCTGCGATGCGCGCCGGCTGCTGCGCCCCCATTCCTTGCTGTTCTCACCATGGCACCGTCTTGACGTGCCGGCACCACCTGCAAGGAGGCCGCTCTCCCTGGCTGCCACGAGCTCGTCTTCCATGCTGGCCTGCAGAACGTCGGCGATGGACATGCGGCTGTCAGGGTTCGGGTCCGACGGCGAAGggcccctcctcctcggcggcggcgggcattcTTCTCTGATCTCAGCCTTCCTGTCGGCCTCGTCCATTCCCTCAGCTGGGCCACCATTTGCTTCCTGATGATGATCATCACCGTCGCTGCTGCCCGCCACGCTCTGCTGCTCCTCGCACATGATTTCCAAGCCATCCATCACCACAACCACCTCTGCTGCATGGTTGTCCCTCCCAACACCCTCGCCTGGACCACGGCCATCTGGCTCCGGCGTCGCCATCCCCATCCCCACGGCGATGAACGTGATGTTGGAGCGGCAGAGAGGGCAGTTGGAGTGGGACTTGAGCCACTTGTCGATGCATTGCTGGTGGAAGGCATGGCTGCACTTGGGCAGCAGCCGGAGGCTCTCCCCGTCCCTGAACTCGCCGAGGCAGACCGAGCAGTCCGTTGTGCGGACCAAGGCGTCGCCACGCTTGTACTTGCACAAGGTGATCTTGCTGATCAGGGCCTCATCCAGACCGGTTGACGGCGAGACGTTCCAGGACTCCTGACTCCTGGACTGTCCATGGCcatggcctccaccgccgccgccgctaccacCGTTGCCACGGGCAGCGTCACCGGAGCTGGGGCCGAAGACTCTGCCCCGGAAGGAACCGAAGGTGCTGCAATACCTGGAGATGAAGGTGTAATAGCTGACGAGGAGGAAGGCGATGGCCAGCACACCGATGATAGCGATGACAAGCGGGGAGAAGACGGGGCCGGAGTCGTCGGGGCTGGGTCCGCCGACGTCgaacggcggcggtggagggaagATGAAATAGCACCACTGCGGGCAGTACATGCTGCACAGGCCCTGAGAGCAATCTTTGGTTGCCTCATAGGGGACCCAGGTAGGCTGTGCCCCTGAGATTGCAAGTGGTGAAGAGACCATTGCCTCCCACCACGAGCTCTGGCAGAAGCAGCAATGGCAGAGGGAGGTACGGAGAGAGATGTTAGCTACCTCACTCAGTCTCTGAGACTGAGTGTTCAGGTGCTAGCAGAGCATCACTGTGAGTTTCTGGGATAAATCATTGTGATGAGATGAGGGAGGACAGATGTGTCTTGGATCCATGGTTCTTTCTCAGTGTTGGGAATTGTGAGAGGGTATGGGGAGAGATCAGATGATGAGATGACGCTCCTGGCTTTGAGAGACTTCTTTGCAAGGCAAAGAATTTGGGAGGGATGGAGGGAGATGTGGAGAGATGGTGGTGGTTGGGGCCTGACCTTAtttgcttttgttttttttttttggtgctgcggctcttctttcctttttcttttcctctgtCTGTTGTCTGCTCCGCTTTCCTTTAACTTCGATGCCCCCTTCGCCGCACACACATTAGATGAGGAAGACAAGATATCCGTATGATATTATGATAATAAGAAATGAACAGCAAACAGAAATAGAATAATACACGCTTcgcgccaaaaaaaaaacaaaaaagaagaggaggaagaagaagaaacagagCAGTAGCATCAATGAAGCTTACCAGGACAAGGTTCAACTGAAAGAGGAAGggcattaaaaaaaataattttcagtGTGAAAATGTCTTGAACCTTAATCAATGTGGTAGACTCAACCAGTCAcctggtttgctcttattacaAGGTTTTCCGGTTTCTAAGTTTAATATTCTAGAAGTTTTTTTCTGAATAAGCATATTCTATAAGCTTTGATCAGTCAAATTCACTTGAAAAATAAAGAGAATCAAGGGGACATTTGAAAGCTCTGCTAAGGTGTTGTTTGATTCCAGGGGTTAAACTTTAGTCCatgtcacatcaaagagaattttAGTAtgtagaagtattaaataaaggttaattataaactaactgcagaatcctGAGGCTAAACTGAGAGACggatctaatgaggtatattgaTCCATGATTAGCGGATGGTCACTGTAGATTCACtatagcaaattatggattaattaggctcattagattcgtctcgcgaattagcactcagctgtcaaaaaacatttataaacagattttatttgatactacaaaatagtaagatttcttttgatgtgacaCGGACTTAAAAAAGTCCCTGTAAACAAACAAGGTCTAAGTGTCAAAGAAGTAACTTCATAAAGGTAAAGCTGCTATTTTCCATTATCTTGTACCCCTGTGACAATGCTGGGTACCACTACTGTTTCACCTCCAAAGAGAAGGACTGTGCTGTATCATAAACCATGAGGTCTCTCCTTCAACAATCATGTTTCTCTCTTCAAATAACTAAAGATGATGATTACTGAAGCTCTTTCACTTGGCAGAGTGTTCTTGCGGGACTGGAATATTTCAAGAAGGGCTATATTTGGAGAGTAGGTGATGGTTCACAAATTAATATATGGTCCGATAATTGGGTACCAG
This sequence is a window from Panicum virgatum strain AP13 chromosome 7K, P.virgatum_v5, whole genome shotgun sequence. Protein-coding genes within it:
- the LOC120641610 gene encoding E3 ubiquitin-protein ligase Os04g0590900-like, yielding MVSSPLAISGAQPTWVPYEATKDCSQGLCSMYCPQWCYFIFPPPPPFDVGGPSPDDSGPVFSPLVIAIIGVLAIAFLLVSYYTFISRYCSTFGSFRGRVFGPSSGDAARGNGGSGGGGGGHGHGQSRSQESWNVSPSTGLDEALISKITLCKYKRGDALVRTTDCSVCLGEFRDGESLRLLPKCSHAFHQQCIDKWLKSHSNCPLCRSNITFIAVGMGMATPEPDGRGPGEGVGRDNHAAEVVVVMDGLEIMCEEQQSVAGSSDGDDHHQEANGGPAEGMDEADRKAEIREECPPPPRRRGPSPSDPNPDSRMSIADVLQASMEDELVAARESGLLAGGAGTSRRCHGENSKEWGRSSRRASQDAMDPVATKRLPPAGRSCFSSKSGRGRDPDLPM